The DNA window GAGTTCAAACAGCTAGCCGGTTTGCGTAACCTGAACTTGTCGAAAGCTAAATTTGCAGGGAAGGTTCCGATTGAGATTTCGCACTTGACGAGGTTGGTAACTCTCGATTTGTCTACCCTCGACAATCCGTTGCTAAAACTTGAGATGCCGAATTTGAAAGTGCTCATTCGGAACTTTTCTGAGCTTGTTGAACTTTATCTTGATGGCGTGAATATATCAGCACAGGGGACTGAATGGTGCCAAGCTATATCATCTTCACTGCCAAAATTGAGGGTGCTGAGCTTGTCCGCTTGTTCTCTTTCAGGCCCTATTGATAGTTCATTACTGAAGCTTCAATCGCTCTCGGTTATTCGTTTAGATGGCAATGATTTCTCTATTCAAGTTCCGGAGTTCTTCTCAAAGTTCCCAAATTTGACTTCCTTGCACCTAAGCTATTCTGGCTTATATGGTACATTCCCAGAGAAGATCTTCCAGGTACCTACACTACAGACTATTGACTTATCTTGGAATCCGCAGCTTCAGGGTTCCTTACCAGAATTTCCAAAGAATGCTTCTCTTCGGTCCTTGGTTCTATGCGGGGCTAACTTTTCAGGCCAGTTGCTTCCGAACTCTATTGGCAACCTCAAAATGTTGTCCGAGGTAGATATTCGGTGGTGCAATTTCACTGGATCAATCCCAAGGTCAATAGAAGATCTTCATCAATTGGTTTCTTTTGACTTGTCATCAAACAAGTTCAACGGTTCAATTCCATCCTTCAGTATGGCCAACAATCTGACCGTGATCAATCTTTTTGACAATCAGCTGACAGGTCAGATTAATTCCACTCACTGGGAAAATCTCACTAATCTGGTGAATCTCAATTTGAGATCCAATCAACTAGATGGGACTATTCCGTCATCTCTGTTTTCTCTTCCCATGCTGCAAGATTTAGAGCTTTCTAACAATCACTTCTCCGGCCAGTTACCtgaatttggtaatttttcttCCCTACGAGTCCTTGATTTGAGTAGCAATAGTTTGGAAGGGCCTATACCCATGTCCATCTTTAATCTACGAGAGCTTATTTTTCTCTCACTTTCTTCAAACAACTTCAGTGGGTCCTTTCTGCTTAATGATATTCAacaactgaaaaatctcttaaGTCTTGATCTTTCATACAATAGCTTGCTAATTAATTATGACAGTTCCAATTCCTCCTGCTTTCCTCAACTTCTCTTATTGAAATTAGCCGCTGGAAAGTTGAGAACCTTTCCTGATTTCTTGAGAAATCAATCGGCATTAGGCGCTTTGGACCTATCCCTAAACCAGATTCATGGGGAGATACCCAACTGGATTTGGAGGCTCAGTAATCTTGTTCAACTAAATCTTTCTTGCAACTCTCTGGTAAATCTACCAGGTCCTTTCCTCAATCTTACTTCTTCTTATGTGCTTGATATTGACCTTCATTCCAACCAGCTTCAGGGACCAATTCCAATTGTTTCACCATCTTCCGCTTATCTGGATTACTCAAGAAATAATTTCAGCTCAAGCATACCGGCAGAAATTGGTGATTTCCTTGTGAACACtatgttcttctctcttgcaagtaatcacatccaCGGGATCATTCCAGAATCAGTATGCAAGGCGACATCTCTTAAAGTTCTTGATCTGTCCAATAATTCCTTAAGTGGCATGATTCCCCAGTGCTTGACTGCAATAAACGGGCCTCTTGCAGTACTTGATTTAAGGAGAAACAAACTTTCTGGCACTCTTCCAGATAATTTTCCTGAGAACTGTAGTCTACACACTCTAGACCTCAATGGCAATGTGATTGGTGGTCAGTTCCCAAAATCTCTAGCCAACTGCACAATGTTAGAGGTGTTAAACCTGGGAAACAATCAGATAACAGATGTCTTTCCATGCTCATTGAAGAGCATATCCAGCTTGCGTGTACTTGTCTTGCGTTTCAACAAATTTTATGATCGCATTGAATGCCACAAGACTAAAAGTGCCTGGCCAAAGCTTCAAATTATTGACATAGCTCGCAACAATTTTACTGGCGAAATACCAGGAAGTTTTTTTAAAAGGTGGCAAGCAATGATGGCTGACAAAGATGGTGCCGTGTCAAAGATTAATCACCTCCAATTTCAAGTTGTAGACTTCGGCCAGGTGTACTATCAGGATACCGTAACAGTTACCATCAAAGGTCTAGCTATGGAATTTGTAAAGATCTTAACAGTCTTCACTTCAATTGACATCTCCTGCAACAATTTTAACGGATCAATACCTGAGGAAGTGGGAATGCTCAAATCACTTCATGGCCTAAACTTGTCCAGTAATGCTCTCACAGGCGCAATCCCATCATCACTAGGTAATCTAGGACAGCTTGAGTCCTTAGACCTTTCGGACAACAAATTGAGCGGAACAATTCCATCACAACTTTCCAAACTTAATTTCCTCTCATTCCTAAATCTGTCGAGCAATCAACTTGTCGGGAAGATTCCAACCGGCACTCAGATTCAGACTTTTTCAGCAGATTCTTTCGCAGGCAATAAAGGATTATATGGGCCACCGTTAGATAACGGATCACCAATGTTGCCACCAACATTAGAAGGCAAACATTCTAATTCTGCGCACAGAATTGATTGGGATCTTATCAGTGTTGAAGTTGGATTTATTGTTGGCTTTGGAGCTGCGGTCGGGTCACTTGTGTTGTGCAAGAGATGGAGTAAATGGTATTACAAAACAATGTATAAAATCCTTGTAAAGATATTCCCTTAGCTTGAAGATAGAATTGGTCCTCACCGAAGACATGTCCACATAAATCAGAGGTTCGGACGTTGAAGTTAATGATCATGGGGACCAATGCAGCTGGACCTCAAGCTATGCCTGGGGAATTTGAGATCCAACAAATAAGAGGTTTGCTTTTTGGTTTTACCTTTTAAATTTATGTATGTTATAGTTATATTTGTAATAGTTTATTGTGTATCTTTATCCTTTGTTTTCAATAAACTTCCTCGTACCGTCGAGGTTCTTGAAGTTAGCGTAATTTGATATACCCAAAAGAGTGTACTACATGTAATGTATTATTTGTTTGAATTGTGTAGTACAATGTCGAGACCAACTCCACCCAAAAGAGTGTACTACAAAGAATATCTTGACTTCTAAATTGCGATATGTTTTAACATCTTGTCATTCAATTTTAAACTCATCATATCCAGTTTATTTTTCACCTCAATTTATAAGAGAGCAAACCAGCACTTTTTATTTCAGAATTTCCTCACCAACTTTTATGTATGAGATTGCACCAAAAGGCAAAAGCCAACCCTCTCAGGTAACAAGAAGTAATGAAAAACTCAACCGCTTCAACAAAATCGGCAAACTACGGTTCAATCAGTATTCTCCCTTTCATGCCTAAGCACAATGAAATACTCATCTGCTTTTACAAGAGTTGAGTCACTCGCCCAATTTCAACTGGTTTTAGGATGAACCTCAACTTCAATTATAGGACAAAAGCTTCTATCGTTTAAGACTTTATGTTGTCAAATGCGAAGTATCGATCGCGATGATTAGGTCTTCCATATTAACACTTAACTACCATAGTTACATACAATACATGAGTTTTTCGGAGAATATATTTCTCTTGCTACCCAGAAAATCAACATGAGCATACACAAACCATTCTGTTTTTCTTCCACCTATAACGGTATGTATGTATGATCGACTATATATGGCCTTCGTTAGTCAAAAACTAAAATAGGAGTAACATGTAGATTGCAGATATGCCTAGACTACTTCAAAGTGAATTAGAGTCAATCAAATCATAAACCTGAGTAATGCACTGAAAATTTCTGGTTTGGAATCTCTGACGCTCAGGGAATAAGCAAAATGCATGCAACAAAGCCTCCATTGTTAACCTGAAATAACAACAGTATATCaagtttaattttcttttcatttgaaTCCTGGGTAAACATAATTCTTTCAAAAAGATCGGACGCAAATGCCAATATCTTACAGATTTGTAATTTCATATTGTGAACTAGCACCgcaacaaaatatttacatgtaTATTGCATAGTATTTCTAAATGCTGACCAATTGGTAGCATTAGCTATTATATTGCAGTGTAAACCTCCTTCTGAATGAAGGAAGCCGAGTGATATCTCCCACAAATGTGAAGAACTTGTTGGAATCAATGCTTTTCTCTGAAGCTTTAGCCCTTACCAAAGACAAAATCTTCAATTAATAACTCAAGTCCACTAAAACAAGTCTAGAATTTCCAAGCTTATTCCTAAATTCTATAACTTTCTCAACAATAATATCAGATGCCTTTGCAAGGTCAAATTGAAAATCTGCTGTTGAAATGGAAGGAAATGCCAGAGTGGAAGCATCGTTTAGAGAACCATCACCGTCAACAGAGCCTACAACTAGCTTTTCACCTTCCTTTGACTCCTTACCAGATTTTTCAGAAAGTGAAACTGTTCCTTTCAAAGAGGTTTCCTTTTCTTCAGTAATTTGAGAAGCATTAGAATCCGGTACACTCTTCAACGTTGATTCAGTATTGGCAGGACCATCTGTTTTCTTTAAGAACTTCATTATACCTGGTTGAATTTTTGCACCGGGGTTCTTCTGACCAAAATAACCATTGGGCAGTGTATCTAACGGACCAAGTCCACTATATGCATCAACGGAAGATTGATCATCACTCTCACTCTGGCAACAAGTAATTCTAGCAAACCCTTCACTCAGCTCAGGCAGTTCTTTGTTCTGCAGCATTCTATTCACAATCGCCACAGCTTTCCCGCCTTGCACGTTTCCTTCATGGCCCGTTCGCTTCACATACCGCAATATACAAAGCttggcaggaagatcaagcacCACAGCATGAACATCAACTTGGGAACTACCACCAAGCTTCACAAAATCATcccattttttctttctccaCATTACAACTATCTATAAACACACACTACCCATCCTTCAACGCATTCATTGCACTATCTATACACTGCCCCTTCGTTCCGGCTTTACCAATTTTGATAGTATCCTACAAAAACATAAATATGAACATATAACAGCATAaaacaagaacccaaatgaATAGAAATCCGGAGTACCATATTACGTACTCAAAATAACAATCTTGAGCCCACTGCGACATTTCATCGAACACACTGTGTGCACAGAGATATACCTGGCAAACGCAAACCCAAGGGCGAGTGGAGCGCATGACATGTTCGCAGAAGGTAGACTTGCCGCTTCTAGGCGCACCCACCAATATTACTACGACAGGTTTTATGATCACCGAAGGCGACGACGACCGAGAATGGTAAAACGCGGCGTTTTTGAGAAGGGGCGTATCTTTGGCTGTTTCGTCGATATCCATGTCCATGTTTTGGAAGACTCTGCAAGGCACTTTTGAATTAACGGCGGAAAAGCAGCGGTTTCTTCTAGCATTGGGCTGGAAGCCTGAAGCTTCTATCGCCGGTGCCTGGTGCTTGCGTAATGGAACACATGTCACACATCGTCGACCCGAAAATTGACAAGATCCGATTCGATTTAGATTTTATCCATATATTAGCATCTTCGCAAACGCCCACGCACAAACCAGAATATTTTAATCATGGGCCTTACGCACCCTTTTGAGAAGGGGCGTATCTTTGGCTGTTTCGTCGATATCCATGTCCATGTTTTGGAAGACTCTGCAAGGCACTTTTGAATTAACGGCGGAAAAGCAGCGGTTTCTTCTAGCATTGGGCTGGAAGCCTGAAGCTTCTATCGCCGGTGCCTGGTGCTTGCGTAATGGAACACATGTCACACATCGTCGACCCGAAAATTGACAAGATCCGATTCGATTTAGATTTTATCCATATATTAGCATCTTCGCAAACGCCCACGCACAAACCAGAATATTTTAATCATGGGCCTTACGCACCCTTTAAAGATGGGTTtgctttaattatttttctagtTGTTTAAAATTGTTATTTGGTAAAAAATTTGTGAGGACCTTTCCTTATCATATTAGGCATCAAAATTTTcttatccttttctttttcaatcatCTTCTTGTGATAATTTTTTCTATAATTGTGTTAAGCCCTCCGTATTCCGGTAACCTACAACATGTTAAATCTATAGAAATTATAAACTTGTTAATTACGTTCATAGCACAAAGGCCTATACATACAATCGTGTTTAATTGGTGTACAGGTAAGGATCTCTTCAAATTATGAATACAATCAGAACCAGATTACACTATTAATTGCTAAACCTTAAGAAGGACGATTTCCTTGCACAAGACTCCTTCTCTAACATCATGACAAACTAGACGGTCGAGAGGCGACAAGTTTGGACCATAGAAGAATAAACCGTGGTTTAGATAGACCTTTTGTCAAGAGATTTGTTAGTTGATCCAAGAATGGGATGAAATGAACTTTGTGAGTACCAAGCTTAACATGTTCACGAACAAAATGATAATCTAACTCAATATGCTTTGTGCGAGCATGAAATACCTGGTTGGCTGCGATATACCTAGTACTAAGATTATCACAAAGGAGATAGGTGGGCAAAGAGGCATGAAACCGAAGTTCATGAAGTAAGTGTTGCGTGAGTCAACCTTAGAAAATAAGGAATGTAGAGATTTTTTGggtatataattatgtaattgGTATCCTTGTGTTTATGGGATACTTGTTTCCTAATTTATAGGAGATTGTATCAGTTTATATACCTCTCTACGAGAGaagaataataagaaaatatattcaccaaaaccctagaattttATCTTGGTATCAAGAGCCAGGTTTCGACCTGACTCCTCTCGGAAAAAGAACCCCTAAACATCGTACATGCCCTAACCTGTGAAACTTtggttctcaaattttgaaccCATAGGTCAAACCCGTAGTCTTTGGAAACAACAGAGCTACACTGTCAGTACAATGGCAGAAAACAAAGCAGGTGCCCTAATTCCCATGCACCCCGTGGCTGCTCAGGGTGAGTCTACCAATATCAATGCCGTTCCATTCGGGTTTCGATTGAGCGACTCGAACTTCAAGGTTTGGTCCAAGATGATGGAGGTTCACGCTTCAGGACTCGGGAAGCAAGGCTATTTAACGAGTAAAATTCCGGCCGTTGATGAAGATGATCCAGGATATGTAAAGTGGGCAACTGAAGATGCTATCGTACGCGGGTGGTTGCTCAAAACCATGGAACCACACCTACTTGGTCTCTTTATAGACTTACCCACTGCCAAAGATATCTGGGAGACTGTCACCCAGATGTTCTATGATGGTTCCGATGAGTCACAATACTATGAACTCCGGTGCAAGGCTACACGAACGAGACAAGACGGTCGTCCAATCAATCTATATTTAACTGAACTAAAGGGTGTTTGGCAGGACCTAGACAGGAGACGTCCTCTCCGTATGGTGTGTGGAGCGGACCTGAAAACTCAGAAAGAAGAAGTTGCAAAAGATAGGGTGTACGACTTTCTCGCTGGATTAGATAGCGGTTTTGACCAAGTTCGGAGTGAG is part of the Malus domestica chromosome 12, GDT2T_hap1 genome and encodes:
- the LOC103451200 gene encoding receptor-like protein 7: MKTPLLSWLFLLRICYVSLTFHTFVVSTQCPGDQKSLLLQLKDTLAFDPATSQKLVKWNNASDYCSWEGVSCKEGCVSNLDLSNEWITGGLDNSSPLFGLKSIENLNLAHNFFNYTQIPSEFKQLAGLRNLNLSKAKFAGKVPIEISHLTRLVTLDLSTLDNPLLKLEMPNLKVLIRNFSELVELYLDGVNISAQGTEWCQAISSSLPKLRVLSLSACSLSGPIDSSLLKLQSLSVIRLDGNDFSIQVPEFFSKFPNLTSLHLSYSGLYGTFPEKIFQVPTLQTIDLSWNPQLQGSLPEFPKNASLRSLVLCGANFSGQLLPNSIGNLKMLSEVDIRWCNFTGSIPRSIEDLHQLVSFDLSSNKFNGSIPSFSMANNLTVINLFDNQLTGQINSTHWENLTNLVNLNLRSNQLDGTIPSSLFSLPMLQDLELSNNHFSGQLPEFGNFSSLRVLDLSSNSLEGPIPMSIFNLRELIFLSLSSNNFSGSFLLNDIQQLKNLLSLDLSYNSLLINYDSSNSSCFPQLLLLKLAAGKLRTFPDFLRNQSALGALDLSLNQIHGEIPNWIWRLSNLVQLNLSCNSLVNLPGPFLNLTSSYVLDIDLHSNQLQGPIPIVSPSSAYLDYSRNNFSSSIPAEIGDFLVNTMFFSLASNHIHGIIPESVCKATSLKVLDLSNNSLSGMIPQCLTAINGPLAVLDLRRNKLSGTLPDNFPENCSLHTLDLNGNVIGGQFPKSLANCTMLEVLNLGNNQITDVFPCSLKSISSLRVLVLRFNKFYDRIECHKTKSAWPKLQIIDIARNNFTGEIPGSFFKRWQAMMADKDGAVSKINHLQFQVVDFGQVYYQDTVTVTIKGLAMEFVKILTVFTSIDISCNNFNGSIPEEVGMLKSLHGLNLSSNALTGAIPSSLGNLGQLESLDLSDNKLSGTIPSQLSKLNFLSFLNLSSNQLVGKIPTGTQIQTFSADSFAGNKGLYGPPLDNGSPMLPPTLEGKHSNSAHRIDWDLISVEVGFIVGFGAAVGSLVLCKRWSKWYYKTMYKILVKIFP
- the LOC139189896 gene encoding uncharacterized protein, whose product is MAENKAGALIPMHPVAAQGESTNINAVPFGFRLSDSNFKVWSKMMEVHASGLGKQGYLTSKIPAVDEDDPGYVKWATEDAIVRGWLLKTMEPHLLGLFIDLPTAKDIWETVTQMFYDGSDESQYYELRCKATRTRQDGRPINLYLTELKGVWQDLDRRRPLRMVCGADLKTQKEEVAKDRVYDFLAGLDSGFDQVRSEILRMKPIPGIEECFNLVRRESQRKATMMGTKTTMAAPPMAMATKASSSRPRAYGNTRSSRTQEDIDKDKLHCNHCNGTRHTEDTCFEIHGYPDWYWERKKELKARELKGWVKSV